The Cydia amplana chromosome 1, ilCydAmpl1.1, whole genome shotgun sequence DNA segment acTCTTACCCAAAATGATCCAAGGCATTTTTTTGCATAATTACTCAGgggttttttaaacttttaattgtttattaaaaaccGAGTCATTAGGTAAACATGGACTTATAGAAAGAATATCGCAATAGCAAAAGTTTTATCCAGGCCGgcgggaaaatatttttatgtagacTTGAATGATATGATAACGCGACCGTTTCTTTCAATCGAGCCATattaaaataaagtaggtacctacctatgtatacctatatgaATCCTATTTCCAACTATTACaccaattaaaacaaaactattTGATTCACTGTTTGTACttcgtatttatttactttattacatTACAAGTAGTCAAGGGTTCCGTAGGTTAAATGGCAAAAACGTAGCTAAGTAACCCTTATGGATGGGCAtacaagggcgtttttttttaaagttgacccctactgttttttttttcaaattgggatttttttatgttatttctactcagaatcactatctttctatcctaataggagaaaaaaagtgtcctaagttttttatttccattccgtcaccatttttcatagactttgtatggaaagaccgaaaaatgtatggaaattttgggacacttttttttctcctattaggatagaaagagctcctgattctgagtagaaataacataaaaaattccaaatttgaaaaaaagatgtaggggacaacttaaaaaaaaacgcccacaaaAAATTGagcttaataaatattttctacaaaaattgttttatatatGATCGAAGGAGTTTTTTTTCCATacaacttatatttttattaaatggaTGTACCTAAGTGCCACAAAGCTTTTGCTTGAAGTGTGGCGTAATATTTTCTAACGATTATTTtggaataatatatgtattatgccTAGACCAGCTCATTTGGGATTGCCTTTTTAAGGAGCCCActaattaccagtccgccggacgatatcgggcCCTTTTAGAGACACGATTGATAATGCTTGACTATTGTTGTTACAGACCACCATGAACACGGCCAGAGTGTACTGTCTGCTGATCGTCGCGTGCGTGCAGCTGGGCCAGCACGCCGCCAGCGCGCAGGACAAGCGCGCGCCCATGGGCTTCGTCGGCATGCGCGGCAAGAAGTTCGCCGACCTCGACGACCCCGACATCTTTAAACGGAAACCACAATACCACTTCATCGGCGTCAAAGGCAAAAAGGATCTATACGACTTCGATCAAGAAGTCAAGCGAGCTCCCATGGGATTCCTCGGAATGCGAGGCAAAAAAGAACGCGATTCCATTTTATTCCCACCTCACTCGTCGTCCGAACTCTACGACGATACTGGATATTTCAGAGGCAAAATAGACTACTCACCGATCTCGATACCGGAACAACACAATCAATTGCAGGATTACCAGTTAAATGAATTACTGGAGAGGTTGCGAGCGTCCGACGAAAACGAGGTTTCCATGCCCGAGTCGGCGGAGGATGACATGTCTAACGCAATAAACAAAAGAGCGGCAAAGATGAATCAATTTTACGGCGTCAGAGGCAAGAAATCCGGGCAGCCTTTTGAAGCTAACTTTCGAGGCAGATTCATTGCGGTGAGGGGCAAAAGGGACATGAAAAGCAGCGAAGCGCAGGAGATCAAGTTTTTGTTGGGCCAAAATGGGCCGTGGCCGAAAAGGAAGGCGCAGATGGGTTTCTTTGGCGTGCGAGGCAAGAAATGGACCGACGGTAAACTACCTTTGTAACTACGTACTTGGTGACACCATTATCTAGGTAAAAACAACTCGCTTCGccataaaatgtaaataaatatgtattgtatgaTGTACTTacgttataagtacctatgtatgatgAAGCGAGTAATAgtgatttgttttacaagggggcaaagttgttgtttaacctctcgtactaatattgatacacgagCAAGAgaaatagagtcggaccaataaaagtctgcagcggatttgatagcccacgcagtgcaagtgttatatatacgtcataatttcatagaagtttgacgtttaaaataacacttgcactgcatgggctatcaaatccgctgcagacttttcttggtctgactctatgtaTTTCAAAGTAGCGAGTGGTTAGAAAAATGGAATGTTGAGCATTTCGAGGGGTTAAACtaattttgccaccgagtgaaacataAAATTTTCGCCACACCAGcacaaggaaaatactaactgtaaaatatgaaacaaaattaaaacaaatcgattcaaaatgaatgttattaaatatttataattctaCATCATCAtgtaaaagtcaattctaccagcgaacataagaaaacaactcaacatTTGCTTAggtactttgcctcacatgtaaataaaatgcaactatcttcttatcagtttttgaataatCAAGAGAGCCTCTACCAGTTGGTCTGGTGAAAAACAATTGGCATTAATTAAATTCGATGAAAATGAAGATTCATCTCAATTCATTCGGTTTTATTTTCATTACGTATTAGGTACTGAGTTCCGTTATGCAGTTAAAAGGTCAAATTGCAttctaattatttaaaattaaaagtgaCATTCGGGTGTCAACTGTATTACTGTTGCCGCGTCGTTACTGCCGCCGCTTAATTTAGCTGCATTAAATGCAGTTGCAATTGATATCCGAACGTCATCTTTATGATTGCCGTGATACCAATATTTAATATGACTTAAGCTCCATTTTCAAAGACTGAAAAGATGAAATAAAACATCGCACCTATATCAATTTACTCTACCAGCAGTGTATGATGGACTACCGTAAACTGGGGTGACTTTGATTCGTGGGGTAATATTGATCATCGATTTTTAAACTAAGTATAAGGAATACGTTTCGGAACGATTTCATCATCTATTTTTGTAAAGCATGCCAACCACATCATAAAATGTTTAAGTTTGCGTTTAAAAATCCACTCCCTGTTCCTCAAAAATTGATGTTACCCCGCGAATCTAAGTAACCCCATTCTACGGTACTTAATAAGtgtgatctgggggcacggcagtgcacCCGCAAAGTGAAGCGCAAGgggactacctacctactagaccTTTTCTCGATAAAGTGATTTACTAtatgtttttacaattttttaacGCGTCCTTTGCTTTGTTTCAGAGTTCAGTTCCGAAGATGAGCAAGTAAACTAAGTGTCATCAGTGCAGCGATCAGTTCTTGCTCCAAAAGACTTCTTCTATCCACATATCTTATTAATTGTACTGCTCTGCGCCTTTCGGCTTTCGAAGTAGTCAAGATTATACCTAAGCAGTGTTAAGCTTAAACAAATAGCTTTAGATTAATGAACATCTTGTTTTCATAACGTTACCaggaaattaaatataaatgttgTACGTAGATAgatttatagtttttgttttaatttaagtggGAAGTAGTGACGCCCTCagaatgtattgtttgttatcTTTGAATAAAATTACTTATCTCTTCgtacttaatattattttaataattgttaAGATGCCTGTTTCTCGATTCGACTTTAAGAAATGTTATCTAACgaagttttataattattttaattaatgatataCTGTAATGTATTGTACATTTTGTTAAGGCTGGCAAAATGTTACAGACAGAACACTGtaagtattataattaaataaatgcagttgCCTATTGTCCGTTATTTATTAAacctttattatttaaaactaaattacgGGTTGAGGTAAGGCCCATTAGCACAACATTAGTCGATGTTAAGAATTCGTTATTAACCAACTTCACAATTTTGATCCATCAGAATCTTTGTTTAGGATACATAGGTAGAGTTTTTTCAAAACTTAGTCCCTagtatttcatacattttggtagATCAGATGTTGTTTTATATGAAAGAGTCTTTTTTTGCGCATTAGGGTTGGCCTCGTGGTAAAAGTTGCTTAGTGTGATTTATTCACCTCCTAACATCTTATCAGTCAAAATCTATGAAATAGCCTTTTTTTGAGATTTCGGGGTTCATTCCATtgtttttaagggttccgtatctgAGAAGGAAAAATAATAAACCCATTTTGCTTCGAAACTTCTGgaccgattgagttgaaatttggtaggtACACATTGTAAcggatttaaattaaaaaataaaataaattaattttgcaaattATATCGAGTGAGTCTCAAATGACATGGTTCGTTGTGAGAATaccaaatataattattaatattttaaagattttaaagattATTGTAGTGCAAAAACCTTTGAACAAAAAATTACTGAGTAAAATATTTAATCGAACGAGCAAGCAAAGCGAAACGAAGTTCTTCCATTCAACTTTGGAACACGCTGCTGGCTAGGGGCACTTCCCGgaatttcgatgtttttaagctgaactatcagaggatagtttgatggACAATAATaacttaggtattttttttttacataaatgaaATGGGGTAATCGTTTacttgagggcattatattttagtcattaaactATGAGCAGGCttgatcaaggggttattgagctagaagagcttagaaggctaaaaagctatttaaggggtcttgctattctggtcaattgGTCGTCTTATTTggaagaaagtatggtcgagtttggtatcaaattaaAGTGCTAGGCTTacaaatttataatattgtttttaaatttaacattatacctataaaaattagcaagaataaaacgaaataatatatacataaaaaaataggtaggtatttgacatttgacaataaacattacggcttaccacagatacagtttattttaatttctatggtgacttaaatctatcagttaagggctccacagaccttgcaataaattgcatgcgattttcgATCCATtacctatagatggtcaagcagatcttgtcagtaaaaaaaggcgcgaaattcatattttctatgggacgatatccctttgcgcctacattttacaaatttgccgcctttttctactgacaagatctgcttgaccatctatattttctttctaagtaggtgcaacaaattCAATtgctatacataggtatatagtttTAGCCAAActgcgagttctcagttcggggcgaagtactagtacctataatataattgtaaaaaaaatacaaaataaaaattgtgagATGTACGTAACCCTTGCGGTGCGAgaccgacttgcacttggcagttttttatagtaggtacctacctagataTGTATAGTCGAGAGTGTAGGCCCTAAGATACGGCATtgcgtgaacaagagatttccttttggcaggattggtccttacgacccaaggatggatttaagaagtggagccacccagagttgacctttttatgctcTGAGTACACTCGACTAATATAGAAAAGAATTGAATAGAATTActtttattcgtaagcacacgACACGAGTACGGACGCAGAAATTAAGtacaaaacataatttaaaaaaaataccggaAAAACGTTCTCACTGTTCtcgcgctgatcttccgatgagaccatcaagtgagaacataatgtatattttataccgttcgcgtcgaatgatggtccctatgagaGTTCCTTCATGTCTAAAGCCCAACCTATATGGACTATAGCCCAATCtcactaaataaaatatataagaaaaaaactaaattacagTGTTATACATACTTTCAAAAAATGTCAACAAACATTATACAgggcatggtctaataaaacatggtcttctcttcccagagtgtcacttgcctacgtcacaataacattgccactttatttcaacataacatgttacatgggtacattatatgtatggttaataagttaatttatttctttataatttaataattttcatttatatgtattttatcttaaattttacaataacacgtcatttttaattattcgttagcaatatcttccgattcacgaaagaaatttcagacgttcgggtaattctgtttacactactggcaacacaggatagcgctgtcacatttgacaatccgccattttgtccctgaccggccgtccttgtcgaacgcgtgttaattgttatttccttctcgctcagtgtcagcagtcgcagtgttttccaaacttttcacgtcgtaagcttcgtaattaatgttttgttacgaaaatggttggctgctctattcggaactgtaagagtaggagtgaaaagtgcagtatagatttgttttattttactatgtttctacatgaataacttaaaattaatgccgttaaaataattttcactgttgattaaaattctcccacattttatagtttgagaacctgtaaacagcatgatgacgtaggcaagtgccagttaggtcattcgcgaatctcggaagagagtaccaggcggagtatattattataccatgatacAGGGTGACTTCAAATTAGTAGGTAATACaaaatcaatgttttacacACATCTTTCCTAAACTAAGCCCCTCAATTACGTAAGTCTCATGCTTTTAAAatggtcaaaatattttttttgtaagttttaatttatccCATTTTTTTAGGCTTCACATGGTTAGATTTCTATCCTAAAATTATGATTAACCAAGAagtttaaataatttcaaatgaGCACTTTCCTCTTTGGTCATCTAATCACCTGCCACAGTATTTTtgaagtttagtttagtttagtttctttattggtaaaaaatattttacaggtcacacaggtacaattgaaataagatatactggatcaaccaaatcttgtcagtagtaaaaggcggcaaatttgaaaaatcgcgggttaggaacactgtgttcgaataattccaaaatcgcgtgtcatctgtgtgataactgtggaatgtggatcgtgaatgacagccatcatcttattgtttacattctgaatcgtttctatttcaagagaaatttctgctgtcaccattaaataccaagattatgcatgacctcaagcaaagctaaggtgcctacatctacaatgtacaatcatactcgttgacggtaaacattactaaaatttgaggttatgataattcactcgaactgacgtatgaagggcagaaaaataaacacggtttggttcgatgtacattgctgcttttcctaGCGCAATTcggctctttgagtgttacatggtgttaccctactttaatttgcagtacattgctactgacaagatttgcttgacgcactatagttattttacaattctagatacaaataatacattggTCAAAGTTTACAAATctctaaataatgaataaatgtgttttgattagtaattttaagattttgattttacaataaaattctttattttttattatacatcgCGGAGTACAGCGAGCTATTAGCACGAACGTTACCCTGATTGTCCTACTCGTGTGTTAATAAACAGTACCATCCAAAATGTACGCGACTATGGCCAGTGTGTCAGTCATAATTATTAACTCAAGTACATTGATAACATCGAGTgacagggtgcctagccaaaaCGACAATagcttgcgctacgacaacaaAATAGTTTGTGTCACTCTATCGCTCCATActagtcttggaggatataatcaaacggagacgctatgtctgtaattttctgtacaaaacagtctgccgatttttgcgggggaggggaacgtcaaatgtatgcgtaacgtaaaaatagccatgtcagataaacgtcagtccatacattgtgtatgaccgttggccgcctattttcgacagaggggaaagcctgttaatggctactccgtttagttgtatcctccaagatactagtgacaatagggaatattacgcgaaactctgcgtagggggcgccagtcccaaaataagtcacaatctaaggtctacagcaaacgagagagtcgaaattttggttatctaacctctctatcactcttgcatattcgcgcgataaagaggcagatagctgagtttcgttttcgcgtttcccgataggccctttgtaaacaaaccgctttgatgtatcaatgtcatagatagaaggtaggatcccaTAGTGGTATGTACGCGTGCCTCCATGAGGGACAaaactagggattgcagaaccggtactgtttaaaagaaccgggattttcggtaccaggcaaaaatggaaccgggatttcccggtattttcggtactttcgggactgccttcaaaaatcagttttcacatcaattttcagtaaaaaaaagcgtaaaacgaccacgaatctttcttaaaacaataaaaaagtagcacagtgaatgtacacacttcttttgtaccataatatgcagtgatcggggatatgccacaccgcgggatatcaagtcgaaatggtaatatggatacgccacttggcccgcgataggaacaaaactgttcgaaaagtaaacgctatttcggtgttggtaattcgtttataaaataaaagactGTTAAAAACTCGACTCGGTCGTTGAAAGGCAATGCAAAACTGATAAGGTAATGCGAGCTTTATTGATAATATATTCAATTGATctgtaatcaaattttcaattattaatattaataatatatgcaatgcatgattaattgattaacagtaacatgccaaaacactctcctatatcgcacacgaatcccggaatcccgcggcatatccatactagcataatgattgagatcattcaccccaagtggcatagaaatccccgatcactgataATATGTGTCtgtaagtcacacaatcatgaatataatttgtttttttttcctaaactacatgatatttttactatatttgttgatttgattggcaaaaactgaattgtggctcagtaatatcatcatttttttttaaatatgtaagactttttgtgaaaaaggataaaaaaaattataattttcgcatgcgttcaaaatgggctgtggaccttcgaacatataataactatcaatacgacaaatcaagaaattattcagccagaattattaattcatttaaagtttttaaaatattatcatatgtgagtttcttataccgtgtttgaatttgaattaaaagtagtattttattaattacaaaattgtctctatttttgcttctagttagtatacaaatatgaaataactaattgttcgtataaaattatttatcatacaaacatttatgcccttaaagtatcaaattacgcaattttatattgtcggcattgtcaaacccattgacttttttttaatttattttaatgtagcgatcagccgtaaaagtattaccatcagccttagattgacaaaatatatttactttctttataaaacatgatatttcatgctaagtaacaggaagcagtcaaatattgtaccggaaattttagtcccgaaaatcccgggagtaccgggattttaattttgaaatcccggttctgtGCTTGGCtataaatcccgggaattcccggtactttcggtaccggtatttcccgggagcaaaccctagacaaaacatacgcaatgcgagaCTATGATAGGTCGAATTTATTTTTTGCCCACCATAAACCATACTatataatttatggtggggaataaataaaaatgtgagactgtgacaaagacaaacaataatagtgctttcgctgctactcctactgaaagatgcataagactatcctgttcggtcatttccccccacccctcatgcccgatccagttaaaattCATGATGATtagattgtctgtgaaaacttgtcaaaaaacagtttaaggtacagtatgtacaagttactctatggtatacctactagagtcactagtgctgcactttGGCGGCAAaaaattgcagtaatactccctattgcgtttcgttcgctacggagcgcaaatgattggcatgttggctacgtacCCTGGTTTGACAGTTAGGTATTTAATGTGGGGTAACCACACTTCGGGACCTTAATTATTTGTGTTATTAGAAAATTAACGATAATTAAAAATAGCTAATTTTAACAACGGGGTTACTGTAGTATACTATTTAGCATTAACTGAGCCACAATCAAATGTTTTGTATTACTAATTTGAAGTCAGCCTGTATACCTAAATAAACTGCCATATTCGACACGAGAGGTATACTTAGTATTAGTACTCATACGGACATTGCagattatgtaaaataatatgCAATTCTAACCGAGAATCGAAGattgtaattatttgtaaaacaCTAGCAAACGCAAGTGACTCAAGTTGGCAGGCTAGcgtaggggcccactgattaccagttccCGGGACGgtatcggtctgtcagttagaacaaaaaattgacagttccgaacaactgacaggtcgataccgtccggcggactggtaatcagtgggcccctttagagacTTGCGTCTTTTTAGTAGCCCGGCCGAACAGGCTACCTTTCGTTCATGTCGTCTCAGATATgggtaaataaaatgttattaatgCATTCAGTGTAATGTCCTGAAGACAAATAattatatgagatgacaagcgcggaagtggtgggggtagttgtttaaattacttttttcttttaaacataccatgtgggggtACCAAATAATaacataccgtaaaacggggtgagtaggggcaaaactgacattcaaaactcgataacattttatttttattacatatgcaaattgaatggtgtatataataagtgttccggacatttgcattttagtttttattttattttgggtagtttcatttcataactttgacgataaacaggaaatcccacctcaccccgtagtccctcgtaattggggtgagatgggatttcataaaaaggtgattttggaagataatggatcgattttttttatcatgagtattactataatagctccattttaaattggaatacattattctttcatcccttctctccccattcataacccaactctccccgcgaaccctactcaccccattttacggtactgtaACATTTTCACTCCTTGGTCTAATATACCTACTGGAAATAAACACGCGCCTTGTTCATAAGATTCACAATATGAGTTATCGAAACTAATACCCGCTGAGGTTTATTTAAGAGACTACAATAATATGGGGTGCTTCAAAAAAGGATTGCATCGTTATAATTTTAAGCGGTCGGCAAGACACCCTCGTAGTTAGATAACTGGTTACCATCTGTACTGTTGTAACCGCCTACGAGTACCTTTAAAGGATAAAAAATAAAGGTATGCTAAAATTGCTAAAAATAGCGTGGTACCCAGTTTTTATTTGATTGACACCACTACTGcctttaagtaggtaattttgaaTATACCAATATTTGGTGATGCTAATAATGGCAGGTTTAACTTAGGGAAAAGAATCATGTACGAAGTCTATTTCTCATGTGTTTCcaatgaattattttataacgAAGGTTCCTTATTAATAACTACTAATGGAATTCTAAAaatggaatggaattccttCTTTAGGGAATCGGAGGAGCACGGGAGTCGCTTGCGAGAGAGGGGACTTGATCCCCGCTCCGGGtcattcctggtgcaaaggttatCTATTGCGATTCAACGTGGAAATGCAGCGAGCGTGTTGGGAACTTTTGCGCCTGGAATGACTCGTGGTGGGTTATTTGATTAGTTACCTATTAGTACCCAATGATAGGTTATaggtactcatacttgaggagcataaaaaatacttccatatttatttctgtgcccaCGAAGAaattctgttatttttgattaattttctcattccatccatctttgttacactcgttgttaaacataaggtcgtctctttctctttcggtgtgcgggagctcgtaaaggcaacttgtccaatttgtcacaagttaagcgcttcaattttggaacgcctataacctatcttgagttataaatcattgttagtACGTAGCTATtagtttgatttatttttgaatgtagtagtttttaaggcttttattatggtttttttacatgtttaaaTTACGagtgtatttaattaaattaataaattctaAAAATCATATGAAAGGAACATTACAACCCACCTTTTACCCTTTCGTCTACTTTCCTCCTACACGCACTATCAAGCATTCACAGGCGCAATGCTGCTTAATATACCATAATTAATTTTACGAAGGATATTTGAAGAGCCCTAgtttggcggcggcggcgtgacgATGAATTTTACTCGGCGGCGGCGTGACCCTGGCAGTATTACCTAGGCAGCCAGAATGAATTGTATGCGAGAAGGGTCTAATTTTCCTTCCCTCGATTATTTATATCAACTGTAGTTTGGGGGTGACCTCGCATTTCTTTTCGCAACCTAGGTAAAGGCACTAAAAAAgtcacgaataaaaaaaagtgtttgggaatGGATTACTTTATAGAGgctttaaacttttaaattagGATACTACTGTCTCCTCCTTCTAGTGATTTCGGCTAGTTTTTGCGCAATAGTAGACATTACGAGTGAATTCGAGTTTttcatttcttcaaccagaaacgtcacttttgacactaacatatgtTTCGTATCGGAATCAGATCGCACAACTAAAGCTCGAATTGGCGCGCTAGGATTCGGATTGACCTCAACTGCTTGAAAAACAGAGTGTCACATTACAAAACAACGAAAAACATTGGAATGAAATGCAATTGAACGTTTCTTAGGTAGCTCGGCTGGTTACTCGGCGTCACACCGGGTAGAttcgccggcggcggcggcgtgccgAAGAAAGTCGTTGCGGCGCCCATCACTAATTTGTTCCATATAAAATGCCTCTTATTTGTTACCTACGTGGCAGTTCTTCTAGTTGCAAGCATTCAGTTAGTCGTGGTCGTCAAGTAGATGTGGACATCTCTCAGTGTTCAAGCAACCCGTTCCACGCGCATGAGTCCTGAACGCGCTTACCTCGTACGTCATAGGCGCTAACGCCTAATCACCGCTACATATTGGACTAAGGACTACGGTCTACGGCCTGAGACAGCTTTTACGGTAGCGCAGTGAACGAGGTGAGTATTGTAAAAAAGTTTACTCATAATTGTGATATCGTAATGTTCACTTAGCAGTAGAGAAACGGACAAGGTGGAAAACTAAATGGAACTCAATTttattcttaaaataataagatCATTTGTAGATCATTTTTAAGACCTCTAATTTAATAATTAGAGGTCTTTAgacctttttaatttaataattagagTAGCTAAtgctacttctgctgctgactgtaggtactgtACTTATTCAAAACTATATATTATCGCCTTACTTATTTTAAAAGCGTGCTAGGTATTTTCTAGCTTCGTTGACACTACTTAAGATCAGGTACAAACTAGAAAATAACTTCATTGTAAGTATTTTCGCATTATatcaaatatataggtacctaaatgtatAAATCCAGCATCGAAGTATGGCAAGCCAGATTTgtgagtagaaaaaggcggcaaatttgaaaagatTCGATGATAGCCGAAAAGTAAAATTCGTTTTCCCTTTATTCAGTTAAGGACAGATTCTGGTTACGGCAGATTCTGTTTACGGCAGATTATTTTTATGGCAAATTCGTGTTAGGGCAGAAATTGGACAGTCGCGACTAAAAACTATATCCTCCTGAGTCCCTGAGGCCTTTATAAATGATTTAATCCAAATCGAATTTTGGATTAAAAGGAAATACCTacaaggttccaaattcaaaactgcaaaaatgaCAAGCGGGACCTCAggaggatataatacttgataACACTTAAAACCGAACAGAGA contains these protein-coding regions:
- the LOC134648513 gene encoding tachykinins; protein product: MNTARVYCLLIVACVQLGQHAASAQDKRAPMGFVGMRGKKFADLDDPDIFKRKPQYHFIGVKGKKDLYDFDQEVKRAPMGFLGMRGKKERDSILFPPHSSSELYDDTGYFRGKIDYSPISIPEQHNQLQDYQLNELLERLRASDENEVSMPESAEDDMSNAINKRAAKMNQFYGVRGKKSGQPFEANFRGRFIAVRGKRDMKSSEAQEIKFLLGQNGPWPKRKAQMGFFGVRGKKWTDEFSSEDEQVN